In Zingiber officinale cultivar Zhangliang chromosome 6A, Zo_v1.1, whole genome shotgun sequence, a single genomic region encodes these proteins:
- the LOC121993841 gene encoding VAN3-binding protein-like has protein sequence MELKALATIAMASDESMDLLSRAWCSSAIQVFQPSVDDSSSAFKERQIVSFEKERTIMPLPNGRSLNIDEGVFDTMPKVNYDDVKSWIWLQKSIHPELDYDVCMRKKWYSKNMIPWKGVSIRKWLKEVKRIRKEEERLHKAEVHAAVSVAGLAAALAAIAAENLDAAQHKSVKDKAVASAAALVAAQCAQIAEATGAKQEQISSAISEAVASSNPTDILTLTAATATSLRGASTLRGRHGHKEKPNETSQTQHSNEFGFEFGRCRASLAKGDEILVVTENGKKRRFRSVSAILNREGKVILRIKKINLLMIFSPGKESVVNELETNPLEEPEMGADGSYCISMQTSQGKIELKIYDYVQYKKWITTMNHMLMLSSTLSRKNLHLMRRD, from the exons ATGGAACTCAAGGCATTGGCCACCATTGCTATGGCTTCTGATGAATCCATGGATCTACTTTCACGCGCATGGTGTAGTTCTGCCATTCAAGTTTTCCAGCCAAGTGTAGACGATAGCTCAAGCGCGTTCAAAGAGAGGCAAATCGTGTCGTTCGAGAAGGAAAGAACAATTATGCCTTTGCCA AATGGTAGGAGTCTTAATATCGATGAAGGTGTTTTCGATACGATGCCAAAAGTAAATTACGACGATGTGAAG TCATGGATATGGCTGCAGAAGTCAATTCATCCAGAGCTGGACTATGATGTCTGCATGAGAAAGAAATGG TATTCTAAGAACATGATACCCTGGAAAGGGGTCTCAATAAGGAAATGGTTGAAAGAAGTGAAGCGAATAAGGAAAGAGGAAGAAAGGTTACACAAGGCAGAAGTGCATGCTGCAGTATCAGTTGCAGGGTTGGCAGCTGCACTAGCTGCCATTGCAGCAGAGAATTTAGATGCTGCTCAACACAAGTCAGTAAAAGATAAAGCAGTGGCATCAGCTGCTGCTCTTGTTGCAGCTCAATGCGCACAGATTGCAGAAGCAACCGGCGCGAAGCAGGAGCAGATCTCTTCAGCAATCAGTGAAGCAGTGGCTTCTTCCAATCCGACCGACATCTTAACCTTAACTGCTGCCACAGCAACAT CATTAAGAGGTGCTTCCACACTTAGAGGAAGACATGGCCACAAAGAGAAACCAAATGAGACTTCACAGACACAACATTCCAATGAGTTCGGGTTCGAATTTGGGAGATGCAGGGCCTCACTTGCAAAGGGGGATGAGATCCTTGTGGTAACAGAAAATG GGAAAAAAAGAAGGTTCAGGTCAGTGTCAGCCATTTTGAACAGGGAAGGCAAAGTTATCCTAAGGATCAAAAAGATAAATCTTCTCATGATCTTCTCCCCTGGAAAAGAAA GTGTAGTGAATGAATTGGAGACTAATCCTCTTGAAGAACCAGAGATGGGAGCAGATGGATCCTACTGCATCAGCATGCAAACCAGTCAAGGGAAGATTGAGCTCAAAATTTATGACTACGTGCAGTACAAGAAATGGATTACCACCATGAACCATATGCTGATGCTCTCTTCAACCTTGAGCAGGAAAAATCTACACCTGATGCGAAGGGACTAA